A part of Asterias rubens chromosome 14, eAstRub1.3, whole genome shotgun sequence genomic DNA contains:
- the LOC117299226 gene encoding ubiquitin-conjugating enzyme E2 T-like isoform X2, whose protein sequence is MWDQEGFYTTASKIIGADSSPYSDGVFDLEVQVPDNYPMEPPKVWFLTPIYHPNIDTAGRICLDLLKMPPTGGWKPSLSIATLLTSIRLLMSQPNADDPLMADISAEFKTNRALFEQKAKEHTLKHASQQSSACSTRQNASSAEHQSNEGDQSESSSDDDSDQSESSSDESISLPDKLAKRKSSQCPDDSMDTKKLRADNP, encoded by the exons AGATAATTGGAGCTGATAGTTCGCCATATTCAGATGGAGTTTTTGATCTGGAAGTTCAAGTTCCTGACAA TTACCCAATGGAGCCACCTAAAGTCTGGTTCCTGACTCCTATTTATCATCCCAACATAGACACAGCTGGCAGGATCTGTCTAGATCTACTCAAGATGCCACCTACA GGTGGATGGAAGCCTAGTCTGAGTATTGCTACGTTGTTGACATCTATACGGCTATTAATGTCACAGCCTAATGCTGATGATCCACTCATGGCAGATATT TCTGCTGAATTCAAGACAAACCGTGCCCTGTTTGAGCAGAAAGCTAAGGAACATACACTGAAACATGCATCACAACAAAGCTCA GCTTGTAGTACACGTCAGAATGCCTCATCTGCTGAACATCAGTCAAATGAGGGCGACCAATCAGAATCTTCTTCAGATGATGACAGTGACCAATCAGAATCCTCATCTGATGAGAGTATCTCGTTACCAGACAAACTTGCCAAGAGGAAATCCTCTCAGTGTCCCGATGATTCCATGGATACTAAGAAACTCAGAGCAGATAATCCCTGA